A single window of Leptolyngbya ohadii IS1 DNA harbors:
- a CDS encoding 3'-5' exonuclease → MRSIELIQSYRQLSQQVFAVVDVETTGRYCRSDRVTEVSVIRATLEDGVVEQQTSLINPQTRIPAQIVRFTGITQSMVNAAPIAAEVLPNFYPLLSQGILTAHNLSFDYGFLQAEYDRLGTVFDKPKAEQLCTVQLSRLMLPDLPSRSLPKLVEHFQFEVGRSHRAAADTMACWLLLKRLMQEILNESDDVLMARFRRQWMPLKYAAIVLNCSPGEAQRQLDLANVKVRFVGRNKKEGTWMYLRGDVERVWETMAETQA, encoded by the coding sequence GTGCGATCGATCGAACTGATTCAGAGCTACCGTCAACTGAGCCAGCAGGTTTTTGCTGTGGTGGATGTGGAAACGACAGGGCGGTACTGCCGATCCGATCGCGTGACGGAGGTTTCGGTGATTCGGGCGACCCTGGAGGACGGAGTAGTTGAGCAGCAGACCAGCCTGATTAATCCGCAGACTCGGATTCCGGCGCAGATTGTTCGCTTTACGGGGATCACGCAGTCGATGGTGAACGCTGCCCCGATCGCCGCTGAGGTGCTGCCAAATTTTTATCCGCTGCTGAGTCAGGGGATTTTGACTGCCCATAATCTGAGCTTTGACTATGGTTTCCTGCAAGCGGAGTACGATCGCCTGGGAACGGTCTTTGATAAACCGAAAGCAGAACAGCTTTGTACCGTGCAGCTATCTCGTTTAATGTTGCCAGATTTGCCATCGCGCAGTCTGCCGAAACTGGTGGAACATTTTCAGTTTGAGGTGGGGCGATCGCACCGGGCGGCGGCGGATACGATGGCTTGCTGGCTGCTGCTAAAACGGCTGATGCAGGAAATTTTGAATGAGTCGGACGATGTGCTAATGGCGCGGTTCCGCCGTCAGTGGATGCCCTTGAAGTATGCGGCGATCGTCCTCAACTGCTCTCCTGGTGAAGCTCAGCGACAGCTTGATTTGGCGAACGTGAAAGTTCGTTTTGTCGGTCGCAATAAAAAAGAGGGAACCTGGATGTATTTGCGGGGCGACGTGGAGCGGGTGTGGGAAACAATGGCAGAGACACAGGCTTAG
- a CDS encoding TIGR04283 family arsenosugar biosynthesis glycosyltransferase: MISPNRLLIFTRYPVPGQAKTRLIPALGAEGSALLQRQMTEHTLRQIEPLIQTDRCSAEIWYAAGADAENELQQMRDWLGAERQYLSQVEGDLGVKLTAAFQNAFKRGAEKVLAIGTDCPGLGSDRLKEAYQQLESHDLVLGKATDGGYYLIGMKRLIPELFRDITWGTSEVLRQTVAIAQSLNLSIAYLDELSDIDYPEDLPIWHRAKEYKTPLSVIIPTVNEGRSIQATLQNIQEACGEEAIEVLVIDGKSEDDTIAQVQAAGIPVISAPRNRAEQMNLGAQLASGENFLFLHADTRLPAGFPALVRQTLVQPGTIAGAFQLQIAGDLPGLRLVEWGVNRRSHLLQMPYGDQAIFLSAAAFYELGGFPELPIMEDFEMILRLRQRGGIRIVPAAVKTSGRRWQRLGVLKTTLVNQAMITGYFLGVPPDRLARWYRGLDSASRDRPIP, encoded by the coding sequence ATGATTTCTCCTAATCGCCTGCTCATCTTCACTCGCTATCCGGTGCCTGGGCAAGCCAAAACTCGCCTGATTCCAGCATTGGGTGCAGAGGGATCTGCTTTGCTTCAGCGGCAAATGACGGAACATACGCTGAGGCAGATTGAACCCCTCATTCAAACCGATCGATGCAGCGCAGAAATTTGGTATGCGGCGGGTGCAGATGCGGAGAATGAACTTCAGCAAATGCGGGATTGGTTGGGAGCGGAGCGGCAGTATCTTTCCCAGGTTGAGGGCGATCTAGGCGTGAAGCTGACCGCTGCTTTTCAAAATGCTTTTAAGCGTGGGGCGGAAAAAGTGCTGGCGATCGGCACAGATTGTCCTGGATTAGGGAGCGATCGTCTCAAAGAAGCCTATCAGCAGCTTGAGTCCCATGATCTGGTGTTGGGGAAAGCGACGGATGGTGGGTATTACCTGATTGGCATGAAGCGACTAATCCCAGAATTATTCAGAGACATCACCTGGGGAACGTCCGAAGTGCTGCGGCAAACGGTGGCGATCGCCCAATCCCTGAACCTGAGTATTGCCTATCTGGACGAACTGAGCGATATCGACTACCCGGAGGATTTACCGATCTGGCATCGGGCAAAGGAATATAAAACGCCGCTTTCGGTGATTATTCCAACGGTGAACGAAGGACGATCGATCCAGGCTACGCTCCAGAACATACAGGAAGCCTGCGGCGAGGAAGCGATCGAAGTTCTAGTCATCGACGGCAAGAGCGAGGATGATACGATCGCCCAAGTGCAGGCAGCGGGAATTCCCGTGATCTCAGCGCCGCGCAATCGGGCTGAGCAAATGAATCTGGGAGCGCAGTTGGCATCTGGGGAGAACTTCCTGTTTCTCCATGCCGATACTCGGCTTCCGGCTGGCTTTCCTGCCCTGGTACGGCAAACCCTGGTGCAACCAGGAACGATCGCGGGCGCGTTTCAGCTTCAGATTGCGGGAGATCTACCGGGGCTGCGGCTGGTGGAATGGGGTGTTAATCGGCGATCGCATCTGCTGCAAATGCCCTATGGCGATCAGGCAATTTTCCTCAGTGCCGCAGCGTTTTACGAGCTGGGCGGTTTTCCCGAACTGCCGATCATGGAAGACTTTGAAATGATCTTGCGCCTGCGTCAGCGGGGAGGAATTCGGATTGTGCCTGCTGCGGTCAAAACGTCTGGGCGACGATGGCAGCGATTGGGGGTGCTAAAAACAACGCTAGTGAATCAGGCAATGATCACCGGATACTTTCTGGGAGTCCCGCCCGATCGTCTTGCCAGATGGTATCGAGGTCTGGATTCAGCCAGTCGCGATCGCCCGATTCCGTAA
- a CDS encoding VCBS domain-containing protein, translated as MEATPGTPFVVNQTTARSQSTYPSSPGGIANSVSIELTRPMRSIAMDANGDFVVVWSSLGQDNGLTWGVYGRRYDKDGNPKGPEFLINTEVRQNQTAPSVAIDAAGNFIVTWSSNFLDLANDASEYGVYARRYDSSGTAIDATEFLVNKTTGFSQVSSVVAMDQDDDLTDPTDGGFVITWTDQNNDGDGFGVYAQLYDKNGAVVPRNVGGVPTTDDIPVTSTGTSAAQTAGNQMNSSVAMADDGSFVVIWESDQGEVGAGSSDFGIFAQRFDAQGQALGDRIQINSFAAGPQRRPSIAMASDGSFVVAWSSQGQISAGGWDVFYRRFDRNGVALTPERQANFDATGSQQDVTVSMSPNGNFIISWTSTAGILPDGVYARRFNASGNSLAGTNGDEFRLDGVGGLGVGKYASIATTNGNFAAVWTGDDNPDPSIVNEGVIGRTYSVEVPTGNTPPTNIILTPGGTEASVAENDTGAVLGELSADDAEGNNITFTVSGDPRFEVIGNQLKLRAGESLNFENPADKTITLTITATDDGTPANAATQTITVSATDVNEAPFNITLDNLLLNENTPAGTLVGRLGAEDPENNPIAFTIANNPFYEIVNGTEIVVKAGANLNFENPVSQFFEITVTAADNATPPLTASQTFTIALQDVNEVPGEIELLSNTVAENDFGADIGEVRVVDPDAGDVPLLSVSDSRFEIVGGRLKLKAGQSLNYEDLIATSGLFPIEIIATDPRNAALQSRQTVTLQVTDVNEPPDSISLDSLNVTENTPGATVGQLTFVDPENNPQDLTVVGDPRFEVDPLTNTLKLRAGVQLDREATPTINITIRASDRTTPAVFADRTFTLNVLNQNETPNDITLVNNPISENTLGAIIGAVTATDPDGTTPILSVSDPRFEIDLAGNLKLRDDQSLDFETLAGGKLSLIITATDSEDPLRIFDRTFEITVNNVNEAPVLTAPTSGSVRDNQPGEVIGSIAATDPENDPVTFSVDDTRFEVTAAGVLKLRDGQSLSLIDGPSVTVNVIASDGTLTTSQPIRVDVVPSGTPTNILLDKTTVNEATPRAVVGKVTVEDENDTLHTFTVDDPRFEVVQVGSEYQLQLTDGTLLDFEAQPGNPPPIRIKIRAQDDDGLSVEREFDITITDINEAPTDISLNNLTVDEQLPGAVIGNISVTDPDRVDSFIYTFSDPRFEVRSGQLKLRDGVELDISDGTTLNLTVTARDKGGLEVSETFTLNVDNVNFAPTDIAISKNTIDEDTDGAIVGQLTVVDADRGDTHTFTVDNDARFEVDASGNLRLKAGQQINYETEPVVNLIITATDNGIPAQSVTKSIAVQVNNLNDAPTISFTPAATIDENVPGGVVGTLTITDPEGGTPTLTLGGTLANQFEIVGNQIKLLDTASLDFEALAGGAVNLVVTATDNGTPVRTVTLPIVFPIGDVNEAPTDLNLSNLTVSEQSAGAEVGLVQVTDPDRPAVENFTYTVSDPRFEIVSGRLKLKDTEILSLETTPTITLTVTANDRGGLPISRPFTITVERLNVAPTGVSLDKTTIDEDTLGAVVGRLTVADANRTDTHTFTISDSRFEVDSSGNLKLKADASINFEVEPVINLTVIATDNGGLSSPPQAFTISVVNLNEAPTDLTLANNWVAENAPGAVIGAVAVTDSDSTTFTYTVSDDRFEVVGGQLKLKDGRSLDFEVGATIPIDITVIDSGTPVRQLSRSFVLDVTNVNEAPTTITLANNRVAEDTPGAIVGLLTATDPDTGDTVSFSVTDSRFEIDAANNLKLKSGISLNAEDPTPVQVTVVATDRGGLTQSQIFTIQVTNVNDAPTDIRLSNSSVAENSSGAIIGDVIVTDPDSSAFSFTVSDSTRFEVVGGQLKLKAGQSLDFESGSTITLDITAIDNGTPPQSFTKQFTISVIDGNDAPTEIRLLSDRVAENSPGAIVGLIQVTDGDAGDRFTFRLSDARFEVDAAGNLKLRTGQQLDAEVTPTIPLDITAIDSGGLERTQRFVLTVTNVNEPPTSLTLTGNTIDESASPNAQIGIFSATDTEGGSFSYSLVPGVADNDAFTISGDRLLLKNPVDFETKNLYSIRVAVTDNGGLTLTQTFEIRVTNANEAPIITPATGTLIYAEDAGAIAIDSTLNLTDADSATLSGATVRLLNYVPGQDQLSFTSTPGITGGFDPATGVLTLSGVAALSTYQNLLRSIAYTNSSNAPNLTNRIVQISVSDGVLTSQIASRTIQIVSSNDAPIVTPSVSTVVFTLDNRTVELDGGLDITDVDSSTLSGAMIALEGYVAGEDNLLFNDQSGIVGSFNAVSGTLTLTGTASLDAYRLALRSILYLNSSQQPTAKSRFATITVSDGTVSSPVRVELQYQQTAAPPVVDLNGGGAGSDFSNTFVILGQPVAVISAEAQLTDSDSTALTGAEVTISNLFDAASETLLVDTAGTGIAANYDRPTGTLSLSGTASLNDYITVMQRIRYMNTSAAPDMTTRVILFRVSDGTRSSNAAQTTVQMTDIRLLDGSTGDPPLETTPATDRINAQDGNDIVRSTLSNLQQNDLIDGGTGTDLLTLMDGTGNARIEIANPVNQVSGILINTTTITNFEQFNWSGFRGNMTLVGSSANDAVIAGSGADFLSGDSGNDRLISNAGDDRLDGGTGADYLEGGAGDDFYVVDSAGDQVIELADGGVDTVSASISYTLSDALEDLILTGTALTGTGNALDNMLMGNGLNNTLIGGLGDDMVRGEGGNDVLVGDSGNDDLTGGAGSDRLIGGDGKDRLTGDIGRDRLTGGRGKDQFVLTSTQRSNGDIITDFNAKDDTILISRRSFGRELRRGRVRANQFVLGNRALDANDRFIYSRGSLFYDRDGVGDAKEVLIARLGRNVGITRSDLVVIQ; from the coding sequence ATGGAAGCGACACCAGGCACTCCGTTCGTCGTCAACCAAACTACCGCCCGATCCCAAAGCACCTATCCCAGTAGCCCTGGTGGTATTGCGAATAGCGTCAGTATCGAACTGACTCGCCCCATGCGATCGATCGCGATGGATGCGAACGGCGATTTTGTGGTGGTCTGGTCTAGCTTAGGGCAGGATAATGGGCTGACCTGGGGAGTTTATGGTCGTCGCTACGACAAAGACGGCAATCCCAAAGGACCAGAATTTCTAATTAATACGGAGGTGCGGCAAAACCAGACGGCTCCTTCTGTTGCCATTGATGCGGCTGGAAATTTTATTGTTACCTGGTCGAGCAATTTTCTCGATTTGGCAAACGATGCCAGCGAATATGGGGTGTATGCCCGTCGTTATGACAGCAGCGGAACTGCGATCGATGCCACTGAGTTTCTGGTCAATAAAACGACTGGTTTCAGTCAGGTTAGCTCCGTGGTGGCGATGGATCAGGACGATGATTTAACCGATCCGACTGACGGTGGATTTGTCATTACCTGGACTGATCAAAACAATGACGGGGATGGGTTCGGCGTCTATGCCCAACTCTATGACAAGAATGGGGCGGTCGTGCCTCGCAATGTGGGAGGAGTCCCCACCACGGATGATATTCCCGTCACGTCCACTGGAACATCCGCCGCCCAGACCGCAGGCAACCAGATGAACTCGTCCGTTGCCATGGCAGACGACGGCAGTTTTGTGGTGATCTGGGAAAGCGACCAGGGCGAGGTTGGAGCAGGCAGCTCAGACTTTGGAATTTTTGCCCAACGGTTTGATGCACAGGGGCAGGCATTAGGCGATCGCATTCAAATTAACAGCTTCGCAGCAGGTCCTCAGCGCCGCCCCTCGATCGCTATGGCGTCAGACGGTTCTTTTGTTGTGGCATGGTCGAGCCAGGGACAGATTTCTGCGGGGGGCTGGGATGTCTTTTATCGACGGTTCGATCGCAACGGGGTAGCTCTCACCCCAGAGCGGCAGGCAAACTTCGACGCAACGGGCAGCCAGCAGGACGTCACGGTGTCCATGTCGCCAAACGGCAACTTTATTATTTCCTGGACATCCACTGCGGGAATATTGCCAGACGGCGTCTATGCCCGTCGCTTCAATGCCAGCGGCAATTCCCTGGCGGGAACGAATGGCGATGAATTTCGCCTGGATGGTGTGGGTGGATTGGGTGTCGGGAAATATGCCTCGATCGCCACTACAAATGGGAATTTTGCTGCGGTCTGGACGGGTGACGATAACCCCGATCCGTCAATCGTAAATGAGGGCGTCATTGGGCGCACCTATTCGGTTGAGGTTCCCACGGGCAATACCCCTCCCACCAATATCATCCTCACACCGGGAGGCACAGAGGCAAGCGTTGCGGAGAATGATACTGGAGCGGTGCTGGGCGAACTATCCGCCGATGATGCAGAGGGGAACAACATTACCTTTACCGTCAGCGGTGATCCGCGCTTTGAGGTGATCGGCAATCAGCTGAAGCTCAGAGCCGGAGAATCTCTCAATTTTGAGAATCCTGCCGATAAGACAATCACGCTCACCATCACCGCCACAGACGACGGCACTCCTGCCAACGCGGCGACTCAAACGATTACCGTTTCTGCGACAGATGTGAACGAAGCTCCGTTTAACATCACCCTCGACAACCTGCTTCTGAACGAAAACACTCCGGCAGGAACGCTGGTAGGACGGTTGGGTGCGGAAGATCCGGAAAATAATCCAATTGCCTTCACGATCGCCAATAATCCCTTTTACGAGATTGTTAACGGCACGGAGATCGTTGTTAAAGCGGGCGCAAATCTGAATTTTGAGAATCCGGTCAGTCAATTCTTCGAGATTACCGTTACTGCCGCCGACAACGCTACGCCACCCCTCACTGCCTCCCAAACATTCACGATCGCCCTGCAAGACGTGAACGAAGTGCCGGGTGAGATCGAGCTACTGAGCAATACGGTTGCAGAAAATGATTTCGGCGCGGACATTGGCGAAGTCAGAGTGGTTGATCCGGATGCAGGGGATGTGCCTCTCCTGAGCGTCAGCGATTCGCGCTTCGAGATTGTGGGCGGCAGGCTCAAGCTCAAAGCAGGTCAAAGCCTCAACTATGAGGATCTGATAGCCACCAGTGGACTATTCCCGATCGAGATTATTGCCACCGACCCGCGCAACGCTGCCTTGCAGTCGCGGCAAACAGTGACGCTCCAGGTCACGGATGTTAATGAACCGCCAGACAGCATCAGTCTCGACAGTTTGAACGTAACGGAAAATACGCCGGGGGCAACCGTCGGTCAGCTCACATTTGTCGATCCGGAGAATAATCCGCAGGATCTCACCGTTGTTGGCGATCCGCGCTTTGAGGTTGACCCACTGACCAATACGCTGAAGCTGCGGGCAGGGGTACAGCTCGATCGAGAAGCAACCCCCACCATTAACATTACGATTCGTGCCAGCGATCGCACTACTCCTGCTGTGTTTGCCGATCGCACCTTTACCCTCAATGTTCTCAACCAGAACGAAACACCCAATGACATTACGCTGGTCAATAATCCGATCAGCGAGAATACGTTGGGGGCAATCATTGGGGCAGTTACGGCAACCGATCCGGACGGCACCACACCGATTCTGAGCGTTAGCGACCCTCGCTTTGAGATCGATCTGGCGGGCAACCTGAAGCTGAGGGACGATCAAAGCCTCGACTTTGAGACATTGGCGGGCGGCAAACTCAGCCTGATCATCACCGCAACCGACAGCGAAGATCCCCTCCGCATCTTCGATCGCACCTTTGAAATTACGGTCAATAACGTTAACGAGGCTCCGGTTCTCACGGCTCCCACTAGCGGCAGTGTCCGGGATAATCAGCCGGGTGAAGTCATTGGGTCGATCGCGGCAACTGATCCAGAAAACGATCCGGTCACGTTTAGCGTGGATGACACCCGATTTGAAGTCACCGCAGCAGGTGTGCTGAAACTGCGGGATGGGCAAAGCCTGAGTCTGATTGATGGACCATCGGTAACAGTCAATGTAATCGCCAGCGACGGTACTCTGACGACAAGCCAGCCGATTCGTGTTGATGTCGTACCTTCTGGAACGCCCACCAACATTCTCCTGGATAAAACAACCGTCAATGAGGCAACGCCCAGGGCAGTTGTAGGCAAGGTCACGGTGGAGGATGAGAACGACACCCTGCACACGTTCACGGTGGACGATCCCCGCTTTGAAGTGGTTCAGGTTGGCAGCGAGTATCAGCTTCAGCTCACGGACGGAACGCTGCTCGACTTCGAGGCACAACCGGGCAATCCGCCGCCTATTCGCATCAAAATCAGAGCGCAGGACGATGATGGACTCTCCGTAGAGCGTGAGTTTGACATTACCATTACCGACATTAACGAAGCCCCTACAGACATCAGCCTGAATAACCTGACGGTCGATGAACAGTTGCCCGGTGCAGTCATCGGCAATATCAGCGTCACCGATCCCGATCGCGTGGATAGTTTCATCTATACCTTCAGTGATCCGCGCTTTGAGGTGAGAAGCGGTCAGCTGAAGCTGAGGGATGGGGTCGAGCTGGATATTAGCGACGGGACAACGCTAAACCTCACCGTTACGGCAAGGGATAAGGGTGGACTGGAGGTTTCTGAGACCTTCACCCTGAACGTCGATAACGTCAACTTTGCTCCTACGGATATCGCCATTAGTAAGAATACGATCGACGAGGATACGGATGGAGCGATCGTGGGTCAGCTCACCGTCGTTGATGCCGATCGGGGCGATACCCATACCTTTACTGTCGATAACGATGCCCGCTTTGAGGTGGATGCTTCGGGCAATCTAAGGCTGAAGGCGGGACAGCAAATTAACTATGAAACTGAGCCAGTCGTTAACCTAATTATCACGGCAACTGATAACGGCATCCCCGCACAGTCGGTCACAAAATCTATTGCGGTTCAGGTCAATAATCTTAACGATGCGCCCACGATTAGCTTTACCCCCGCAGCCACGATCGATGAAAACGTGCCGGGAGGGGTTGTTGGCACCCTAACCATCACCGATCCAGAGGGGGGCACACCAACGCTGACCCTGGGCGGCACCCTTGCCAATCAATTTGAAATTGTCGGCAATCAGATCAAGCTGCTGGATACTGCCAGCCTCGATTTTGAAGCCCTGGCAGGGGGCGCAGTCAATTTGGTCGTAACCGCCACGGATAACGGGACGCCAGTCCGCACGGTGACGCTGCCGATTGTCTTTCCCATTGGGGATGTTAACGAAGCGCCTACAGACCTGAACCTCTCAAATCTTACCGTTTCGGAGCAGAGCGCTGGAGCAGAGGTGGGTCTGGTACAAGTGACCGATCCCGATCGCCCCGCAGTCGAGAATTTCACCTATACGGTGAGCGATCCGCGCTTTGAAATAGTCAGCGGCAGGCTGAAGCTGAAGGACACGGAAATCCTCAGTCTTGAGACGACGCCAACCATTACCCTCACGGTGACGGCAAACGATCGCGGTGGATTGCCAATTTCTCGTCCCTTTACCATCACGGTTGAGCGGCTAAACGTTGCCCCCACGGGCGTTTCGCTGGATAAAACCACGATCGATGAGGATACCCTGGGTGCAGTGGTAGGCAGGCTCACCGTCGCTGATGCCAACCGCACGGACACCCACACCTTTACGATTAGCGACTCCCGCTTTGAGGTGGATTCGTCTGGCAACCTGAAGCTGAAAGCCGATGCCTCGATCAATTTTGAGGTCGAACCCGTCATCAACCTGACTGTCATCGCAACGGACAACGGTGGGTTAAGCAGTCCGCCTCAGGCGTTTACGATCTCGGTGGTCAACCTGAACGAGGCACCTACCGATCTGACCCTGGCAAACAATTGGGTCGCGGAAAATGCCCCTGGTGCTGTCATTGGCGCAGTTGCAGTAACGGACTCCGACAGCACGACGTTCACCTATACCGTGAGCGACGATCGCTTTGAGGTCGTGGGCGGTCAACTCAAGCTCAAGGATGGACGCAGCCTCGATTTTGAAGTCGGGGCAACGATTCCGATCGACATTACGGTTATCGATAGCGGCACGCCCGTTCGTCAGCTCAGCCGCTCCTTTGTGCTGGACGTTACAAACGTCAATGAGGCACCGACTACGATCACGCTGGCAAACAATCGCGTTGCGGAGGATACCCCTGGGGCGATCGTCGGTCTGCTGACGGCAACTGACCCGGATACGGGCGATACGGTGTCCTTCAGCGTTACGGATTCCCGCTTTGAAATCGATGCGGCGAATAATCTAAAGCTCAAAAGCGGCATTAGCCTCAATGCCGAAGATCCCACCCCTGTCCAGGTGACGGTCGTTGCAACCGATCGCGGTGGCTTGACCCAATCGCAAATTTTCACCATCCAGGTGACAAATGTTAACGATGCGCCGACTGATATTCGCCTGTCCAACAGCAGCGTTGCGGAGAATTCCTCCGGTGCCATTATTGGTGATGTGATTGTCACTGACCCGGACAGCAGCGCCTTTAGCTTCACGGTCAGCGATTCCACTCGGTTTGAGGTGGTGGGCGGTCAGCTCAAGCTGAAGGCAGGACAAAGCCTCGATTTTGAGAGCGGCAGCACGATTACGCTGGACATTACAGCGATCGACAACGGCACACCGCCCCAGAGTTTTACCAAGCAGTTCACCATCAGCGTTATCGACGGCAACGATGCCCCTACGGAAATTCGCCTGCTGAGCGATCGGGTTGCGGAAAACAGTCCTGGCGCAATCGTCGGTCTGATTCAGGTGACGGATGGAGACGCGGGCGATCGGTTTACCTTCCGGCTGAGTGATGCCCGGTTTGAAGTGGATGCAGCGGGCAACTTGAAGCTGAGGACAGGTCAACAGCTCGACGCAGAAGTAACGCCCACGATTCCGCTCGACATCACGGCGATCGACAGCGGCGGACTGGAGCGAACCCAGCGATTTGTCCTAACTGTCACCAATGTCAACGAGCCGCCCACCAGCCTGACCCTGACGGGCAATACGATCGATGAGAGCGCGTCGCCCAATGCCCAAATTGGCATCTTTAGCGCAACTGATACCGAGGGAGGCAGTTTCAGCTACAGTCTGGTTCCGGGCGTGGCGGACAACGATGCCTTCACGATTTCAGGCGATCGGCTGCTGCTGAAAAATCCGGTGGACTTCGAGACCAAAAATCTCTATTCAATTCGGGTCGCAGTCACCGATAACGGTGGACTCACCCTGACGCAGACCTTTGAGATTCGCGTCACCAATGCCAACGAAGCGCCGATTATTACCCCTGCCACCGGAACCCTCATCTACGCAGAGGACGCTGGGGCTATCGCGATCGACTCCACGCTGAATCTAACCGATGCCGATAGTGCAACCCTGTCCGGCGCAACGGTGCGGCTGCTCAATTATGTACCGGGACAAGACCAGCTCAGCTTTACCTCGACTCCCGGCATTACGGGCGGATTTGATCCTGCAACGGGTGTTCTTACCCTGTCCGGTGTGGCTGCCCTCAGCACCTATCAGAATCTCCTGCGATCGATCGCCTATACCAACAGCAGCAATGCGCCGAATCTAACCAATCGCATTGTACAAATCAGCGTCAGCGATGGGGTGTTGACCAGCCAGATCGCCAGCCGCACAATCCAGATCGTTTCTTCTAACGATGCGCCGATCGTCACGCCTTCGGTGTCAACGGTGGTATTCACCCTGGATAACCGCACGGTCGAACTGGACGGTGGACTTGATATTACTGATGTTGATAGCTCCACGCTCAGCGGTGCGATGATCGCCCTGGAAGGCTATGTGGCGGGAGAAGACAATCTGCTGTTCAACGACCAGAGCGGCATTGTCGGCAGCTTTAATGCGGTTAGCGGTACCCTGACGCTCACAGGCACGGCTTCCCTGGATGCCTATCGGCTGGCACTGCGATCGATCCTTTACCTCAACAGCAGTCAGCAGCCTACGGCAAAATCTCGGTTTGCCACAATTACGGTGAGCGACGGGACGGTCAGCAGCCCGGTTCGAGTTGAGCTTCAGTATCAGCAGACGGCTGCGCCTCCCGTAGTGGATCTCAACGGTGGGGGAGCGGGAAGCGACTTTAGCAATACTTTTGTCATTCTGGGACAGCCCGTTGCTGTTATCTCCGCAGAGGCGCAATTGACGGATTCAGACAGTACGGCACTGACGGGCGCAGAAGTCACTATCTCGAATCTGTTTGATGCTGCTAGCGAAACTCTGCTGGTCGATACTGCCGGAACCGGAATTGCCGCAAACTACGATCGCCCCACGGGAACCCTCAGCCTCAGCGGTACAGCTTCTCTGAATGACTACATTACGGTGATGCAGCGAATTCGCTATATGAATACCAGTGCTGCACCGGATATGACCACGCGAGTCATTCTGTTCCGCGTCAGTGATGGGACTCGCTCCAGCAATGCGGCTCAGACGACGGTTCAGATGACCGATATTCGCCTACTCGATGGCAGCACAGGCGATCCACCCCTGGAAACCACGCCTGCCACCGATCGCATTAACGCCCAGGACGGCAACGACATAGTCCGGTCTACCCTGTCGAATCTGCAACAGAACGATCTGATTGACGGCGGCACAGGCACCGATCTGCTGACGCTGATGGACGGTACCGGAAATGCTCGAATTGAGATTGCGAATCCCGTTAATCAGGTGAGCGGCATTCTGATCAACACCACCACGATCACGAACTTCGAGCAGTTTAACTGGAGTGGCTTCCGGGGCAATATGACCCTGGTTGGCAGCAGCGCCAATGATGCCGTGATCGCTGGATCGGGCGCAGATTTTCTGTCCGGTGACAGCGGGAACGATCGCCTGATTAGCAATGCGGGAGACGATCGCTTAGATGGCGGGACAGGCGCAGATTACCTGGAGGGGGGTGCAGGCGATGATTTCTACGTCGTTGATAGCGCAGGCGATCAGGTAATTGAACTGGCAGATGGCGGCGTGGATACCGTCTCTGCGTCGATCAGCTACACCCTCTCAGATGCGCTCGAAGACCTGATCCTGACTGGAACTGCACTCACGGGGACTGGCAACGCCCTCGATAATATGCTGATGGGGAACGGTCTGAACAATACCCTCATTGGTGGTCTGGGCGACGATATGGTGCGCGGCGAGGGCGGCAACGATGTTCTGGTGGGCGACAGCGGCAACGATGATTTGACGGGTGGGGCTGGCAGCGATCGGCTGATTGGAGGAGACGGCAAGGATCGGTTGACTGGGGATATTGGACGCGATCGGCTCACAGGCGGCAGGGGCAAGGATCAGTTTGTGCTGACCAGCACCCAGCGATCGAACGGCGATATCATCACGGATTTCAACGCCAAGGACGACACGATTTTGATTAGCCGCCGCAGCTTTGGGCGGGAACTTCGTCGCGGTCGGGTTCGTGCCAATCAGTTTGTTTTAGGCAATCGCGCTTTAGACGCCAACGATCGGTTTATTTACAGCAGAGGCTCGCTATTTTACGACAGAGACGGAGTTGGAGATGCAAAGGAAGTCCTAATCGCCAGGTTAGGAAGAAATGTGGGGATTACGCGATCGGATTTGGTGGTGATTCAGTAA